In one Photobacterium swingsii genomic region, the following are encoded:
- a CDS encoding efflux RND transporter periplasmic adaptor subunit has translation MNTFNKTTLAVLLISLTGCNQSISSTPTTKAERPVQVIELQTAQPTSQKFFSGVVQSQEQAALAFRVPGTITNISVKKGDVVTKGQTLAQLDPHDYQVALEELQARMLEARSAHRLAKAELKRVQQAIQDDAIANVNLDRAISGYERSQAAVKVVEKNIQRATDTLNYTTLTAPFDGVIGDITLDSFEQVLPGRAILTLQQNNQLEVEIDVPESLIAQFKLNQVAALSWFQSDKSLLATVSEITTTPNLIKQTYTVTLTLDEHDSELFPGKTVTVSTPLSLSDSDYCLPYSALIGNKEDMHVHLIRNNLITRESVTLQSLDAYSACVTGNFAADDYVVISGSSYLTPGDNAPTLIIKTL, from the coding sequence ATGAATACATTCAACAAAACCACTTTGGCTGTATTACTGATCAGTCTTACTGGTTGCAATCAAAGTATCTCTTCTACGCCCACGACTAAAGCAGAACGCCCCGTTCAAGTTATTGAACTACAAACAGCACAACCAACAAGTCAGAAATTTTTTAGCGGTGTGGTTCAATCGCAAGAACAAGCGGCATTAGCTTTTCGTGTTCCCGGGACAATCACAAATATTTCGGTCAAAAAAGGTGACGTGGTCACTAAAGGCCAAACACTTGCCCAACTGGATCCTCATGACTATCAAGTCGCCCTCGAGGAACTACAAGCCCGCATGCTAGAAGCAAGATCTGCCCATAGGCTTGCCAAAGCCGAGTTAAAGCGTGTGCAGCAAGCAATACAAGATGATGCCATTGCCAATGTTAATCTTGACCGCGCCATCAGTGGGTACGAACGCAGCCAAGCGGCAGTCAAAGTGGTTGAAAAAAATATTCAACGTGCGACGGACACCTTGAACTACACCACCTTAACAGCTCCTTTTGATGGTGTTATTGGTGATATCACGCTTGATAGCTTTGAGCAGGTATTGCCAGGACGTGCCATTCTAACACTGCAACAAAACAACCAACTTGAAGTGGAAATTGACGTACCAGAAAGCCTAATTGCACAATTCAAGCTAAACCAAGTTGCTGCCCTTTCTTGGTTCCAATCAGACAAAAGTTTGCTCGCGACAGTGTCTGAAATCACCACAACGCCAAATCTTATCAAACAAACCTACACAGTCACCTTAACCCTTGACGAGCATGACAGTGAACTTTTCCCGGGGAAAACGGTGACAGTCAGTACCCCTCTATCGCTCTCAGACAGTGATTACTGTTTGCCTTACTCAGCCTTGATTGGAAATAAAGAAGACATGCATGTTCACCTTATTCGCAATAACCTTATCACGAGAGAAAGCGTTACCCTGCAATCTTTAGATGCCTACAGCGCTTGTGTTACTGGCAATTTCGCCGCTGATGATTATGTCGTTATCAGTGGTAGCAGCTATTTAACGCCCGGTGATAATGCACCGACATTGATCATTAAAACGCTATAA
- a CDS encoding LysR family transcriptional regulator, protein MKIEELKLFIKVAELGSFTAAANALDLPRSNVSRKIIDLENTLGAKLFHRTTRTLSLTNNGEAYYQEVLKGLAILDSANAMVTNATSNVTGRIKLGLLPETHELLQPILFKFQDNYPDVELDVRNITNGFNDMHLQGLDLCFHGGQLFDSDLVAKKILSLGRCLVASPAYLEKYGKPTKLDDLQHHQSICFRWPSGEVDDHWHFAQQSIKLSPKLICNSIGFVKSATMLNRGISFVPKLMVSKEIQENKLEIVLDGQTTIDENGWLLYQQPRSLNTASRTLIDYLVTEVPKLSILS, encoded by the coding sequence ATGAAAATCGAAGAGTTGAAACTATTTATCAAAGTAGCTGAACTTGGAAGCTTTACCGCCGCCGCAAATGCACTTGATCTACCACGAAGTAATGTAAGCCGTAAGATTATCGATCTTGAAAACACCCTTGGTGCAAAATTGTTTCATAGAACAACTCGAACATTATCCCTTACGAACAATGGTGAAGCTTACTATCAAGAAGTACTCAAAGGACTCGCCATTCTCGATTCAGCCAACGCAATGGTCACAAATGCAACCTCGAATGTCACAGGCCGTATAAAGCTAGGCTTATTACCGGAAACTCATGAGTTATTGCAACCCATTTTGTTTAAGTTTCAGGACAATTACCCAGATGTCGAACTTGATGTACGCAACATTACTAACGGTTTTAATGACATGCATCTACAAGGGTTAGATCTTTGTTTTCATGGCGGACAATTGTTCGATTCAGACTTGGTTGCCAAAAAAATCCTATCATTAGGCCGTTGCCTCGTAGCTTCTCCAGCCTATCTTGAAAAATACGGGAAACCAACCAAACTTGATGACCTTCAGCACCATCAAAGCATCTGTTTTCGTTGGCCAAGTGGCGAAGTTGATGACCATTGGCATTTTGCTCAACAAAGTATCAAGCTCTCACCCAAGCTCATTTGTAACAGCATAGGGTTTGTCAAAAGTGCCACTATGCTCAATAGAGGGATCAGCTTCGTCCCTAAGTTAATGGTAAGCAAAGAAATTCAGGAAAATAAACTGGAAATTGTATTAGACGGCCAAACAACGATCGATGAAAATGGTTGGTTGCTTTATCAACAACCGCGCAGTTTGAATACCGCCAGCCGCACACTTATTGATTATTTGGTCACTGAAGTACCGAAACTCAGCATATTGTCCTAA
- a CDS encoding GGDEF domain-containing protein, with product MTEKHIQIPEALQNISAYSIVLILAYLLARHRNEAIELVKKTASTDFLTGLHNRQGLIPIYQSEAARSKRYLRDFSLALIDIDNLKEINDRFGLKAGDKILMMIAKCLKEHCRQSDHIARIGGEEFCLLLPETDIKQAEELASRLREVLSSWSLELDSGEKIQVTISIGLTQVEYQEFSYDYIKADSALLRAKSWGKNQIAVSD from the coding sequence ATGACTGAAAAGCATATTCAAATACCCGAAGCGCTGCAGAACATTAGTGCTTACTCAATTGTACTGATCCTTGCCTATTTGCTTGCCCGCCATCGAAATGAAGCTATTGAGTTAGTCAAAAAAACCGCTTCAACTGACTTTTTAACCGGCTTACATAACCGCCAAGGTTTAATACCGATTTATCAAAGTGAAGCTGCGAGAAGTAAACGCTACTTACGCGATTTTTCACTCGCGTTGATCGACATCGACAACCTAAAAGAAATTAATGATCGTTTTGGCTTAAAAGCCGGTGACAAAATCCTAATGATGATCGCCAAGTGCCTGAAAGAACATTGCCGCCAAAGTGATCACATTGCTCGCATTGGTGGTGAAGAGTTCTGTTTATTACTACCAGAAACTGACATAAAGCAAGCAGAAGAATTAGCCTCCCGACTTCGTGAAGTGTTATCAAGTTGGTCTTTAGAACTAGACTCTGGGGAAAAAATACAAGTCACTATCAGTATTGGCTTAACGCAGGTTGAGTACCAAGAATTCAGTTACGATTATATCAAAGCAGACAGCGCCCTACTTCGCGCTAAAAGCTGGGGTAAAAACCAAATCGCCGTCAGCGACTAG
- the galE gene encoding UDP-glucose 4-epimerase GalE — MRVLVTGGMGYIGSHTCVQMIEAGMTPIILDNLYNSKSSVLDRIEALTNVRPAFYQGDIRDRAFLDAVFKENDVEAVIHFAGLKAVGESVEKPLEYYDNNVHGSLVLVEAMRAAGVNSLIFSSSATVYGDPASVPITEDFPTSATNPYGRSKLMVEECLTDIQHAYPEMSITLLRYFNPVGSHQSGTMGEDPQGIPNNLMPFISQVAVGRRESLAVFGNDYPTVDGTGVRDYIHVVDLADGHLAALNYKGKDAGLHIYNLGTGNGSSVLEMVDAFSKASGAEVKYHIADRRPGDIAECWADPAKAKAELHWEAKHTVEDMTADTWRWQSTNPSGYPDA; from the coding sequence ATGCGCGTATTAGTTACTGGTGGTATGGGTTACATAGGTAGCCATACATGTGTGCAGATGATTGAAGCTGGGATGACGCCAATCATTTTAGATAACTTATACAACAGTAAATCATCAGTTTTGGATCGTATTGAAGCATTGACCAATGTTCGCCCTGCTTTTTATCAAGGTGATATTCGTGATCGTGCTTTCCTTGATGCTGTATTTAAAGAAAATGATGTCGAGGCAGTTATTCACTTCGCTGGCTTAAAAGCGGTCGGTGAGTCTGTAGAAAAACCATTAGAATATTATGACAACAATGTTCATGGCAGCTTGGTGCTGGTTGAGGCTATGCGCGCAGCGGGTGTGAATAGCTTGATTTTTTCATCGTCAGCAACGGTATACGGTGATCCTGCATCTGTGCCTATCACTGAGGATTTTCCGACAAGCGCAACGAATCCATATGGTCGTAGTAAGCTAATGGTGGAAGAGTGCTTAACGGATATTCAGCATGCTTACCCTGAAATGAGTATTACGTTACTTCGCTACTTCAACCCAGTCGGCTCGCATCAATCAGGCACCATGGGTGAAGATCCACAAGGTATTCCAAATAACCTGATGCCATTTATCTCTCAAGTGGCGGTTGGTCGTCGTGAATCTTTAGCGGTATTTGGTAATGATTACCCGACAGTTGACGGTACGGGTGTGCGTGATTATATCCATGTTGTTGATTTGGCGGATGGTCACCTTGCTGCTCTAAATTACAAAGGGAAAGATGCGGGTCTTCATATTTATAACCTAGGTACCGGCAATGGTAGCAGTGTGTTAGAAATGGTCGACGCTTTTTCAAAAGCCTCGGGTGCTGAAGTGAAATACCATATTGCAGACCGTCGTCCTGGTGATATTGCAGAGTGTTGGGCTGATCCAGCTAAAGCAAAAGCTGAATTGCACTGGGAAGCTAAACATACAGTAGAAGATATGACAGCGGATACATGGCGCTGGCAGTCAACGAACCCGAGTGGTTATCCTGACGCATAA